The following are encoded together in the Streptomyces sp. NBC_01465 genome:
- a CDS encoding AfsR/SARP family transcriptional regulator produces MLAALLLADGWIVSDSDLGGVLWERRPPATYQAQIYTYASRLRGHVHGGARITRCGRGYRLEREGARFDLDDFCQLTREAHSLMRTERIAEAASRFRSALGLWSGPALAGVTDALADNERPRVDMARTEALEGRIEADLRLGRHHELVGELTQLVRAHPWRESFRAKLMIALHRSDRQAEAFETFRAGCVLLREQLGVDPGPTLRGAHHAILADDFAPVLP; encoded by the coding sequence TTGCTGGCAGCCCTCTTGCTGGCCGACGGCTGGATCGTGTCGGACTCCGACCTCGGCGGGGTGCTGTGGGAGCGGAGGCCTCCCGCCACGTACCAGGCGCAGATCTACACCTACGCGTCGCGGCTCAGGGGGCATGTCCACGGCGGTGCGAGGATCACTCGGTGTGGCCGGGGATACCGTTTGGAGAGGGAGGGCGCCCGTTTTGATCTGGACGACTTCTGCCAACTGACCAGGGAGGCACATTCGTTGATGCGTACGGAACGGATCGCTGAGGCGGCGTCGCGCTTCCGGTCGGCACTCGGGCTGTGGAGCGGCCCCGCTCTCGCAGGGGTGACCGATGCGCTGGCCGACAACGAGCGGCCCCGTGTCGACATGGCGCGTACGGAAGCGCTGGAGGGTCGCATCGAGGCGGACCTGCGGCTGGGGCGGCACCACGAACTGGTGGGAGAACTCACGCAGTTGGTGCGTGCGCATCCGTGGCGGGAGTCGTTCCGGGCGAAGCTGATGATCGCTCTGCATCGAAGCGATCGGCAGGCCGAGGCGTTCGAGACCTTCCGCGCCGGGTGCGTTCTGCTGCGGGAGCAACTCGGGGTCGACCCGGGCCCGACCTTGCGCGGCGCCCATCACGCCATCCTGGCCGACGACTTCGCACCGGTGCTTCCCTGA
- a CDS encoding sensor histidine kinase gives MSSQDGSELAADRPESEQINTPAPRLAQGILLAAMLSFLVISMLNVISLGLGVVPDLVALTCVAVIFALQLRHSRPEANRVPPRQRLVTLGTQALLTFLPLLVFKAAWGGMAGFFAGSLLLLLPSRVAWPLFGAVGLMMLLPPLLEGRPVLESVYMCQSTWLTGVVVFGLTRLAELVHVLHDTRGQLARMAVTKERLRFARDLHDLLGYSLSAITLKSELIHRLVTSHPQRALSEVRDVLVISRQSLADVRMVAGGLRDMSLTDELTSAEGLLTAAEVDIRVDLRLGTMSRQAGTVLAAVLREAVTNLLRHSKADRCLIEAVQEEGRIRLCVENNGVDPDYRDPSAHSGSGLGNLAARMHEISGELSTFRGPDDTFRLVAEAPAFDAATPAAGKESVR, from the coding sequence ATGTCGTCACAGGACGGTTCCGAACTGGCCGCGGATCGCCCGGAGTCGGAGCAGATCAACACTCCCGCGCCGCGCCTCGCCCAGGGCATCCTCCTGGCCGCGATGCTGAGCTTCCTGGTCATCTCGATGCTCAACGTCATCAGCCTCGGCCTGGGTGTGGTGCCAGACCTGGTGGCGCTGACCTGTGTGGCCGTCATCTTCGCGCTGCAGCTCCGGCACTCGCGTCCCGAAGCGAACCGGGTCCCCCCGCGCCAGAGACTGGTCACCCTCGGGACCCAGGCGCTTCTGACGTTCCTCCCCCTCCTTGTCTTCAAGGCCGCCTGGGGCGGCATGGCCGGGTTCTTCGCCGGCTCACTGCTGCTTTTGCTGCCGTCGCGTGTCGCCTGGCCGCTCTTCGGCGCAGTGGGCCTGATGATGCTGCTGCCACCCCTCCTGGAGGGGCGTCCGGTGCTGGAAAGCGTCTATATGTGCCAGTCCACCTGGCTGACCGGTGTGGTGGTGTTCGGACTGACCCGGCTGGCCGAGCTGGTGCACGTACTGCACGACACCCGGGGGCAGTTGGCCCGGATGGCCGTCACGAAGGAACGGCTGCGGTTCGCACGCGACCTGCACGATCTGCTCGGCTACAGCCTCTCCGCGATCACCTTGAAGAGCGAGCTCATCCACCGTCTGGTCACGTCCCATCCGCAGCGCGCCCTCTCCGAGGTACGCGACGTGCTGGTCATCTCCCGGCAGTCGCTGGCCGATGTGCGCATGGTCGCCGGAGGGCTGCGCGACATGTCCTTGACCGATGAACTCACCTCTGCTGAGGGCCTGTTGACTGCAGCGGAGGTAGACATCCGTGTCGACCTGCGGCTGGGGACGATGAGCCGGCAGGCCGGCACCGTGCTCGCTGCCGTACTCCGCGAGGCCGTCACCAATCTGCTGCGGCACTCCAAGGCCGACCGCTGTCTGATCGAGGCGGTGCAGGAGGAGGGCCGGATCCGGCTGTGTGTCGAGAACAACGGCGTGGACCCCGACTACCGCGACCCGTCCGCGCACAGCGGCAGCGGTCTCGGCAACCTCGCCGCCCGGATGCACGAGATCTCCGGCGAACTGAGCACCTTCCGCGGCCCCGACGACACCTTCCGGCTCGTCGCCGAGGCCCCGGCCTTCGACGCCGCGACGCCGGCCGCCGGAAAGGAGTCCGTCCGGTGA
- a CDS encoding response regulator transcription factor: MHMVRGALVALLGLEDDLEVVAELERGDEIVETALSCRPDVAIIDIDLPGLDGLSAAAQLRVRLPECRTLILTSLGRPGTLRRALGAQVDGFLLKDAPPRELAQAVRRVAAGHRVIDPQLALTAWGATENPLTERETEVLRLAAEGLEAGEIARHLHLAPGTVRNYLTTVVTKLLARNRVDAIRIAREAGWLP, from the coding sequence ATGCACATGGTGCGCGGAGCTCTGGTGGCGCTGCTCGGCCTGGAGGACGACCTCGAAGTGGTCGCCGAACTGGAGCGCGGCGACGAGATCGTGGAGACCGCACTCTCCTGCCGTCCCGACGTCGCGATCATCGACATCGACCTGCCGGGACTCGACGGCCTGAGCGCCGCGGCCCAGCTCAGGGTCCGGCTCCCCGAGTGCCGCACCCTGATCCTCACCAGCCTCGGCCGCCCCGGCACCCTGCGCCGCGCACTCGGCGCCCAGGTCGACGGTTTCCTCCTCAAGGACGCCCCACCGCGCGAACTGGCCCAGGCGGTACGCCGGGTGGCGGCCGGACACCGGGTGATCGACCCCCAACTGGCGCTGACCGCCTGGGGTGCCACGGAGAACCCGCTGACGGAACGCGAGACGGAGGTGCTGCGGCTGGCGGCGGAGGGGCTCGAAGCCGGCGAGATCGCCCGGCACCTGCATCTGGCCCCGGGCACCGTACGCAACTACCTCACGACGGTGGTGACGAAGCTCCTCGCCCGCAACCGGGTGGACGCGATCCGCATCGCCCGCGAGGCGGGCTGGCTGCCGTAG
- a CDS encoding MerR family transcriptional regulator, with amino-acid sequence MRIGEIAALAGVTPRAVRHYHHLGLLPEPERLPNGYRDYGVRHAVSLARIRRLTELGLGLPEVRDVLADDEGRELAEVLEELDADLARQEAAIGERRAQLRVLLDQARQGTLPAEGPLSPGLTELLSAFSPSGSATAAKDREHLTLIDSLAAPEERDRLIAALRPLAADPELTARVKELYVRLDDLADASPDDPRIRPLADEFAASVPEAVVDLFGGASEATRDHPYGEALLADFAPAQEAVVRRLMERLADRARGNQ; translated from the coding sequence ATGCGAATCGGCGAGATCGCCGCACTCGCCGGGGTCACCCCCCGCGCCGTGCGGCACTACCACCACCTCGGCCTGTTGCCCGAGCCCGAGCGGCTCCCCAACGGCTACCGCGACTACGGCGTACGGCACGCCGTCTCCCTGGCCCGGATCAGACGCCTGACCGAGCTCGGGCTCGGACTCCCCGAAGTACGTGATGTGCTCGCCGACGACGAGGGGCGCGAACTGGCCGAGGTCCTGGAGGAGCTCGACGCGGACCTGGCCCGCCAGGAGGCCGCGATCGGGGAACGGCGCGCACAGCTCCGCGTACTCCTCGATCAGGCGCGGCAGGGCACGCTGCCCGCGGAGGGGCCGCTGTCACCGGGCCTCACGGAGCTGCTCTCGGCGTTCTCGCCGAGCGGCTCAGCGACCGCCGCGAAGGACCGCGAGCATCTGACGCTGATCGACTCACTGGCCGCCCCCGAGGAGCGCGACCGCCTGATCGCCGCGCTGCGCCCGCTCGCTGCGGACCCCGAACTCACGGCGCGGGTCAAGGAGTTGTACGTACGCCTCGACGACCTCGCGGACGCCTCGCCCGACGACCCGCGCATCCGGCCACTGGCCGACGAGTTCGCGGCAAGCGTCCCGGAAGCCGTGGTCGACCTGTTCGGCGGCGCGAGCGAGGCGACGCGGGACCATCCCTACGGCGAGGCGCTGCTGGCGGATTTCGCGCCCGCCCAGGAGGCGGTCGTACGACGCCTGATGGAGCGCCTGGCCGACCGAGCCCGGGGGAATCAATGA
- a CDS encoding Uma2 family endonuclease, producing MPHEPLTQADVLLEGFLALDTPEGFRAELIEGEIVVTPPPDGDHEDYIGLIVTQVIRKSLTDMQFSGNKGLKLRSGGGCPKNHAIPDGTFAPTALRLFRGAESWMPCDGVALVVEVTSTKPRADREDKRRCYARGGIPLYLLVDREASSLTLFSDPEADDYRQHCTLPFGKPLSIPDPFGFDLETAAFV from the coding sequence ATGCCGCATGAACCGCTCACGCAGGCGGATGTCCTGCTGGAGGGCTTCCTGGCGCTGGATACGCCGGAGGGCTTCCGGGCCGAGCTGATCGAGGGGGAGATTGTCGTGACGCCGCCGCCGGATGGGGATCATGAGGACTACATCGGCCTGATCGTGACCCAAGTGATCAGGAAGTCCCTGACAGACATGCAGTTCTCCGGGAACAAGGGCCTCAAGCTCAGGAGCGGCGGAGGTTGCCCCAAGAACCACGCCATCCCCGACGGCACCTTCGCCCCCACCGCGCTGCGCCTGTTCCGGGGTGCGGAATCCTGGATGCCCTGCGACGGGGTGGCGCTGGTCGTCGAGGTCACTTCGACCAAGCCGAGGGCGGACCGGGAGGACAAGCGCCGGTGCTACGCGCGGGGCGGCATCCCCCTCTATCTCCTCGTAGATCGTGAAGCCTCCTCGCTCACGCTCTTCAGCGACCCCGAGGCGGACGACTACCGCCAGCACTGCACCCTTCCCTTCGGGAAACCGCTGTCGATCCCCGACCCCTTCGGCTTCGACCTGGAGACAGCCGCCTTCGTCTGA
- a CDS encoding TetR/AcrR family transcriptional regulator, with amino-acid sequence MPDPTPAPTRAQQITAAARTLLETEGPDALTMRRIAEAVGIRAPSLYKHFPDKQAVEAALKAESLRETAEALEAAEARTPGSFAALAAAYRTYALAHPHLYRLATDRPLEREAIAPGLENRAAAPLFRAVGGDEHVARAAWAFAHGMVMLELTGRFPADADLDKAWATGAEAFRAENSDGAP; translated from the coding sequence GTGCCTGACCCCACCCCCGCCCCCACCCGCGCCCAGCAGATCACCGCGGCGGCGCGGACCCTCCTGGAGACGGAGGGCCCGGACGCCCTCACGATGCGCCGGATCGCGGAAGCGGTCGGCATCAGGGCCCCGTCCCTCTACAAGCACTTCCCCGACAAGCAGGCGGTGGAGGCGGCGCTCAAGGCGGAGTCGCTACGGGAAACGGCGGAGGCGCTGGAAGCGGCGGAGGCCCGCACACCGGGCTCCTTCGCGGCCCTGGCCGCCGCGTACCGCACGTACGCCCTGGCCCACCCCCACCTCTACCGCTTGGCCACGGACCGCCCCCTGGAGCGCGAGGCGATCGCCCCGGGCCTGGAGAACCGCGCAGCGGCACCGCTCTTCCGGGCCGTGGGCGGCGACGAACACGTGGCCAGGGCGGCGTGGGCGTTCGCGCACGGCATGGTGATGCTCGAACTGACGGGCCGCTTCCCCGCCGACGCGGACCTGGACAAGGCCTGGGCGACGGGCGCCGAGGCATTTCGGGCGGAGAACTCCGACGGCGCCCCGTGA
- a CDS encoding DUF4260 family protein: MSATTTTTTTTTTASVLRTTRRTAWLVNALFWSAFAVLEAVNHGWIAGLFALAFFIAPDLTMLVGVSDAPRPAHGQLAPRAVPFYNAAHRALVPLALMALYTFTPLAWAPIFAALCGWLAHISYDRAFGYGLRSEEGFQRA; this comes from the coding sequence ATGAGTGCGACGACGACCACCACCACCACAACCACCACCGCATCGGTCCTCAGGACCACCCGCCGCACCGCCTGGCTGGTGAACGCCCTGTTCTGGTCGGCGTTCGCGGTCCTCGAAGCCGTCAACCACGGCTGGATCGCCGGCCTCTTCGCGCTCGCCTTCTTCATCGCCCCGGACCTGACGATGCTGGTCGGCGTCTCGGACGCCCCGCGCCCGGCCCACGGCCAACTCGCCCCGCGCGCCGTCCCGTTCTACAACGCGGCCCACCGGGCGCTGGTCCCGTTGGCGCTCATGGCGCTCTACACCTTCACGCCCCTCGCCTGGGCGCCGATTTTTGCGGCTCTGTGCGGCTGGCTCGCCCACATCTCGTACGATCGCGCCTTCGGCTACGGCCTGCGCTCCGAGGAAGGCTTCCAGCGTGCCTGA
- a CDS encoding RNB domain-containing ribonuclease, with protein sequence MPSRHMHMTGPDDAPLRAALCELRTKLELPDDFPPEVLAEAERSAKSPRLPARDATDIPFFTVDPPTSRDLDQAMHLARTPTGFRVHYAIADVTAFVTPGGAIDAEAHRRVTTLYFPDAKVPLHPPLLSEGAASLLPDQPTPALLWQIDLDHDGSTTATHVERALVRSRAKLDYETVQHRIDAGTAEPPIALLADIGHLREALEVARGGISLNVPEQEITEQNGTYVLGYRTPLPADGWNAQISLLTGMAAADLMLTSGTGILRTLPTAPDGAVSRLRRSAKALRIDWPHHVPYSRLIRTLDPKNPRHAAFLQECTTLLRGAGYTTFTNGERPDPATHAAVAAPYTHCTAPLRRLVDRYAGELCLAAVAGEEPPEWVTAALPDLSQEMADGTRRANSVERECVDIVEAALLKDRVGETFDAYVVDVKEQDPTAGTVHLEDPAVVAAIKGGTAKLPLGERLRVRLTQADPGAAKVQFAPA encoded by the coding sequence ATGCCCAGCCGCCATATGCACATGACCGGCCCCGACGACGCCCCGCTGCGGGCCGCCCTGTGCGAGCTGCGCACAAAACTCGAGCTCCCCGACGACTTCCCGCCCGAGGTACTCGCCGAGGCGGAACGATCCGCCAAGTCCCCGCGCCTGCCCGCCCGCGACGCGACGGACATCCCCTTCTTCACGGTCGACCCGCCGACCTCCCGCGACCTCGACCAGGCGATGCACCTCGCTCGTACGCCCACGGGCTTCCGCGTCCACTACGCGATCGCCGACGTGACCGCCTTCGTGACCCCCGGCGGCGCGATCGACGCAGAGGCGCACCGCCGCGTGACGACGCTCTACTTCCCCGACGCGAAGGTCCCCCTCCACCCGCCCCTCCTCTCCGAGGGCGCGGCGAGCCTCCTCCCGGACCAGCCGACCCCGGCGCTGCTCTGGCAGATCGACCTGGACCACGACGGCAGCACGACGGCGACCCACGTGGAGCGCGCGCTCGTACGCAGCCGGGCGAAGCTCGACTACGAGACGGTCCAGCACCGCATCGACGCCGGCACGGCCGAGCCCCCGATCGCCCTCCTCGCCGACATCGGCCACCTCCGCGAGGCGCTGGAGGTGGCGCGGGGCGGCATCTCCCTGAACGTCCCCGAGCAGGAGATCACCGAACAGAACGGCACCTACGTCCTCGGCTACCGCACCCCGCTCCCCGCCGACGGCTGGAACGCCCAGATCTCCCTCCTCACCGGCATGGCGGCAGCGGACCTGATGCTCACGTCAGGCACGGGCATCCTCCGTACGCTCCCCACGGCCCCCGACGGCGCGGTCTCGCGCCTGCGCCGCTCGGCGAAGGCGCTGCGCATCGACTGGCCGCACCACGTCCCGTACTCCCGGCTGATCCGCACCCTGGACCCCAAGAACCCGCGTCACGCGGCCTTCCTCCAGGAGTGCACGACGCTGCTGAGGGGCGCGGGCTACACGACGTTCACGAACGGCGAGCGCCCGGACCCCGCCACCCACGCGGCGGTGGCGGCCCCCTACACCCACTGCACGGCACCCCTGCGCCGCCTGGTCGACCGTTACGCGGGCGAGCTGTGCCTGGCGGCGGTGGCCGGGGAGGAACCCCCGGAGTGGGTGACGGCGGCCCTCCCCGACCTCTCCCAGGAGATGGCGGACGGCACGCGCCGCGCCAACTCCGTGGAGCGCGAGTGCGTGGACATCGTCGAGGCGGCGCTGCTCAAGGACCGGGTGGGCGAGACGTTCGACGCGTACGTGGTGGACGTGAAGGAGCAGGACCCGACCGCCGGCACGGTGCACCTGGAGGACCCGGCGGTGGTGGCCGCGATCAAGGGCGGCACGGCGAAGCTGCCGCTGGGGGAGCGCCTGCGCGTACGGCTGACGCAGGCGGACCCGGGTGCGGCGAAGGTGCAGTTCGCCCCGGCGTGA
- the yaaA gene encoding peroxide stress protein YaaA, whose translation MLVLLPPSEGKAASGSGAPLKLESLSLPGLTEARAVVLDSLVELCAGDEEKAREVLGLSEGLRGEVAKNVELRTAGARPAGQIYTGVLYDALDLATLDAAAKRRAGKALLISSGLWGAVRVGDRIPSYRCSMGVKLPGLGALGAFWRGPMAEVMPEAAGGGLVLDLRSGAYAAAWKPKGEVAGRTASVRVLHAPTRKVVSHFNKATKGRIVRDLLVAGAAPGGPAELVEVLRELGYVVEASAPGKGGQAWSLDVLVDQIH comes from the coding sequence GTGCTGGTGCTCTTGCCGCCGTCGGAGGGTAAGGCCGCGAGTGGGTCCGGTGCGCCCCTGAAGCTGGAGTCGCTGTCGCTGCCCGGGCTGACCGAGGCACGGGCGGTGGTGCTGGACTCCCTGGTGGAGCTCTGCGCGGGCGACGAGGAGAAGGCGCGCGAGGTGCTCGGGCTGAGCGAGGGGCTGCGGGGCGAGGTCGCGAAGAACGTGGAGCTGCGGACCGCGGGGGCGCGGCCCGCGGGGCAGATCTACACGGGTGTGCTGTACGACGCACTGGATCTCGCGACGCTGGACGCGGCGGCCAAGCGGCGGGCCGGGAAGGCGCTGCTGATTTCTTCCGGGCTGTGGGGGGCGGTGCGGGTGGGCGACCGGATTCCTTCGTACCGGTGCTCCATGGGCGTCAAACTTCCGGGGCTCGGGGCGCTCGGGGCTTTCTGGCGGGGGCCCATGGCGGAGGTGATGCCGGAGGCCGCGGGGGGTGGGCTTGTGCTTGATCTGCGGTCGGGGGCTTATGCGGCCGCGTGGAAGCCGAAGGGGGAGGTTGCCGGGCGGACCGCTTCCGTGCGGGTGCTGCATGCGCCGACCCGGAAGGTCGTCAGCCACTTCAACAAGGCCACGAAGGGGCGGATCGTACGGGATCTGCTGGTGGCGGGGGCGGCGCCCGGTGGGCCTGCGGAGCTGGTGGAGGTGTTGCGGGAGCTGGGGTACGTGGTGGAGGCGTCGGCTCCGGGCAAGGGTGGGCAGGCGTGGTCTCTGGATGTGCTGGTGGATCAGATCCACTAG
- the eda gene encoding bifunctional 4-hydroxy-2-oxoglutarate aldolase/2-dehydro-3-deoxy-phosphogluconate aldolase produces MTSVLDLAPVVPVVVIDDAADAVPLARALVAGGLPAIEVTLRTDAALDAIRAIADGVPEAVVGAGTVISAAGVEAAVGAGARFLVSPGWTDALLDAMRGSGVPFLPGVSTTSEVVALLERGVNEMKFFPAEAAGGVPYLKSLGGPLPQARFCPTGGIGLGSAPSYLALPNVGCVGGTWMLPADAIAAKDWARVEALAREAAALISSPSGV; encoded by the coding sequence ATGACTTCCGTGCTGGACCTTGCGCCCGTTGTTCCTGTTGTCGTGATCGACGACGCCGCCGATGCCGTCCCGCTCGCGCGGGCGCTGGTCGCGGGCGGGCTGCCCGCGATCGAGGTCACCCTGCGGACGGATGCGGCCCTGGATGCGATACGGGCCATCGCGGACGGGGTCCCCGAGGCCGTGGTGGGTGCCGGAACCGTCATATCCGCTGCGGGAGTCGAGGCCGCGGTGGGCGCCGGGGCGCGGTTCCTGGTGAGCCCGGGGTGGACGGATGCACTGCTCGACGCGATGCGGGGGTCGGGGGTGCCGTTCCTGCCTGGGGTGTCGACCACCTCGGAGGTTGTGGCGCTGCTGGAGCGGGGCGTGAACGAGATGAAGTTCTTCCCGGCGGAGGCGGCGGGTGGGGTGCCGTATCTGAAGTCGCTGGGCGGGCCGCTGCCGCAGGCACGGTTCTGTCCGACCGGGGGGATCGGGCTCGGGTCGGCGCCTTCTTATCTGGCGCTGCCCAATGTGGGCTGCGTGGGCGGGACTTGGATGCTTCCGGCGGATGCGATTGCTGCGAAGGATTGGGCGCGGGTGGAGGCGCTGGCGCGGGAGGCGGCGGCGCTCATCTCCAGCCCGTCCGGCGTTTGA